In Sporosarcina luteola, a single window of DNA contains:
- the trpD gene encoding anthranilate phosphoribosyltransferase: MKTYTRIVEAGRNLQYEEMEDAANRMFSEEASIEGMAAFLIALSKKGETATEVGALASVMTSHAVEFKAPAARYLDNCGTGGDGLNTFNISTTSAFVLAGAGVNVAKHGNRKITSAAGSQDVLDSLGIHSNFTPNDMSRMLYKEGIAFLFAPIVHPKMKRIGMVRAKIGKPTIFNLVGPLTNPVPISTQFTGINRPDFIMEYASVLRMLGRDRALVVSGAGGLDEASLAGQNSFVLMDKGDLIPFSLNAEDVGLSYAPLSAIRGGTPEENAAMIRSVLQGDRGPRFDTVVFNAGLGLFTNGIADSIQEGIERSTDSILSGNALRKLEAVVAFSEQIRQEAMVR; the protein is encoded by the coding sequence GTGAAAACTTATACGAGAATAGTAGAGGCAGGCCGGAACTTACAATATGAAGAGATGGAGGATGCGGCCAATCGGATGTTTTCAGAGGAAGCAAGCATAGAGGGTATGGCGGCGTTTCTTATCGCTTTATCCAAGAAAGGAGAAACAGCTACGGAAGTGGGGGCACTGGCTTCGGTCATGACGTCTCATGCCGTTGAATTCAAAGCCCCGGCAGCCCGTTATTTGGACAATTGCGGAACGGGTGGCGACGGGTTGAACACATTCAATATTAGTACGACATCGGCTTTCGTCCTTGCTGGCGCCGGCGTGAATGTGGCGAAGCATGGCAATCGGAAGATCACAAGCGCGGCGGGCAGTCAGGATGTGCTCGATTCGCTTGGCATCCATTCTAATTTTACACCTAACGATATGAGCAGGATGCTCTATAAGGAAGGAATTGCCTTTCTGTTCGCGCCGATCGTCCATCCGAAAATGAAACGGATCGGCATGGTCCGCGCGAAGATTGGGAAACCGACGATTTTCAACCTTGTTGGTCCGCTGACGAATCCAGTTCCAATAAGCACTCAATTTACAGGCATCAACCGCCCCGATTTTATTATGGAATATGCGTCTGTCCTACGGATGCTTGGCAGGGACCGGGCGCTAGTCGTATCGGGGGCGGGCGGACTTGATGAAGCGTCGCTTGCTGGGCAGAACTCATTTGTCCTTATGGATAAAGGAGACTTGATTCCTTTCTCACTCAACGCAGAAGATGTAGGGCTATCCTATGCACCTCTATCAGCAATCCGTGGTGGAACCCCGGAGGAGAATGCTGCAATGATACGTTCCGTATTGCAAGGCGATCGTGGTCCTCGCTTTGACACGGTTGTGTTCAATGCAGGTTTAGGGTTATTCACGAACGGCATTGCGGATTCCATACAGGAGGGTATTGAACGGTCGACTGACAGCATTCTTTCAGGCAATGCGCTCCGGAAATTGGAGGCTGTCGTCGCATTCAGCGAACAAATCAGGCAGGAGGCGATGGTGCGATGA
- the trpC gene encoding indole-3-glycerol phosphate synthase TrpC: MTILERILQTKRLEVKQLLMEGRVVSCETMSKRPSLFETLKQSNRLEVISEMKRASPSKGMIAGNTDPVAQAKAYEQAGAACISVLTDSTFFKGSYEDLAAVAEAVKIPLLCKDFIIHEVQIDRAKQAGASVILLIVAALDDATLQRLHNYATDLGLEVLVEVHDARELDRALSVNAKLIGVNNRDLKTFEVDLARTEEVAQHFPFNENRIFISESGIMDAADAIRAATAGASAVLVGESLMRSASVEDSLRSLQVSKAGVPL, encoded by the coding sequence ATGACAATTTTAGAAAGGATTTTACAGACGAAACGGCTTGAAGTGAAACAGCTGCTAATGGAGGGACGTGTCGTTTCATGTGAAACAATGTCGAAACGGCCCTCTCTTTTTGAAACGCTAAAGCAATCAAATCGTCTGGAAGTTATTTCGGAAATGAAACGCGCATCCCCCTCGAAGGGAATGATAGCGGGAAATACGGATCCGGTCGCACAGGCAAAGGCTTATGAGCAAGCAGGAGCGGCGTGCATCTCGGTATTGACGGATTCCACCTTTTTCAAAGGTTCATACGAAGACTTAGCAGCGGTTGCTGAAGCGGTAAAAATACCGTTGCTCTGCAAGGATTTTATTATTCATGAAGTGCAGATCGATCGTGCGAAACAGGCGGGTGCATCCGTCATCTTACTCATCGTGGCAGCGCTTGATGATGCGACATTACAAAGGCTTCATAACTATGCAACGGACCTAGGACTTGAAGTGCTAGTGGAAGTCCATGATGCAAGAGAACTGGACCGTGCCCTCTCAGTGAACGCAAAACTGATTGGCGTCAACAACAGGGATTTGAAAACGTTCGAAGTGGATCTTGCAAGGACAGAAGAGGTAGCACAGCATTTTCCGTTCAATGAAAACCGCATATTCATCAGCGAAAGCGGAATCATGGACGCGGCAGATGCAATACGGGCAGCGACAGCCGGAGCGAGCGCTGTCCTAGTTGGAGAATCGCTTATGCGGAGCGCTTCCGTTGAAGACTCGCTCCGTTCGTTGCAAGTTTCGAAGGCAGGTGTTCCGCTATGA
- the trpB gene encoding tryptophan synthase subunit beta, which yields MAVETRKGRYGKFGGQYVPETLMSALIELENAYGEAKADPSFAEELDYYLRDFVGRENPLYFAERLTEKVGGAKIFLKREDLNHTGAHKINNSLGQALLAMRMGKRKIVAETGAGQHGVATATACALFGLECVVFMGKEDIRRQELNVFRMELLGAKVVSVDKGSGTLKDAVNEALRYWVANVEDTHYILGSALGPHPFPEIVRDFQRVIGVETRRQIVEKEGRLPDAVVACIGGGSNAIGMFHPFVDDEGVALYGVEAAGSGVETGLHAAAIADGKEGVLHGAYMYVLQDEDGFIQEAHSISAGLDYPAVGPEHCHLHDIGRVKYEAVTDAGALEGLQLLSRTEGIIPALESAHAIQFAVDLAKGMGKDQIVVVCLSGRGDKDMQTVRDVLGGGAE from the coding sequence ATGGCGGTAGAGACGAGAAAAGGCAGGTATGGGAAGTTCGGTGGGCAATATGTGCCGGAGACGTTGATGTCTGCATTAATTGAATTGGAGAATGCGTATGGGGAGGCGAAGGCCGATCCGTCTTTTGCTGAGGAATTGGATTACTATTTGAGGGATTTTGTCGGCAGGGAGAATCCGCTTTATTTTGCGGAGAGGTTGACGGAGAAGGTCGGTGGCGCAAAGATATTCTTGAAGCGTGAGGATTTGAATCATACAGGTGCCCATAAGATCAATAATTCGCTCGGGCAGGCGCTGCTTGCTATGCGGATGGGGAAACGGAAAATCGTGGCGGAGACGGGTGCCGGGCAGCATGGTGTGGCGACGGCGACGGCTTGCGCGCTGTTCGGTCTGGAGTGCGTCGTCTTTATGGGGAAAGAGGATATCCGCCGACAGGAGCTGAATGTGTTCCGGATGGAGCTGCTTGGAGCGAAGGTCGTGTCGGTCGACAAGGGATCTGGCACATTGAAGGATGCCGTCAATGAAGCGCTTCGCTATTGGGTCGCGAATGTGGAAGATACGCATTATATATTAGGATCTGCGCTCGGCCCGCATCCATTCCCGGAAATTGTGCGTGATTTCCAGCGAGTGATTGGCGTGGAGACGCGTCGGCAGATTGTGGAGAAGGAAGGGCGCTTGCCTGACGCGGTTGTTGCGTGCATCGGTGGCGGGAGCAATGCGATCGGCATGTTCCATCCGTTTGTCGACGATGAGGGAGTTGCGCTATATGGTGTCGAAGCAGCGGGGAGTGGAGTGGAGACAGGGCTTCATGCGGCTGCGATTGCGGACGGGAAGGAAGGCGTATTGCATGGGGCGTATATGTATGTATTGCAAGACGAGGACGGTTTCATCCAAGAAGCGCATTCAATTTCGGCAGGGCTTGATTACCCGGCAGTGGGACCGGAGCATTGTCACCTGCATGATATCGGCCGGGTGAAATATGAAGCCGTGACGGATGCGGGAGCGCTGGAAGGTTTGCAATTGCTCTCAAGGACGGAGGGAATCATCCCTGCCCTCGAAAGTGCGCATGCCATCCAGTTTGCAGTGGATTTGGCGAAAGGCATGGGGAAGGACCAAATTGTCGTCGTCTGTTTGTCGGGACGCGGGGATAAGGATATGCAGACGGTTCGTGATGTGCTTGGAGGTGGAGCGGAATGA
- a CDS encoding ABC transporter ATP-binding protein: MKNPVLEIKDLRTSFNIKGDYYAAVDGVSITVHENEVVAIVGESGCGKSALALSVMGLHDRKATKLEGQVNFSGQNLLTLTRSRLDKVRGKDIGMIFQDPMTALNPLAIIGRQIEEPMDYHMKLSASEKKKRTLELLRRVGIKNEQRVYEQYPHELSGGMRQRVVIAIALACDPVLLLADEPTTALDVTIQAQIMDLMKELQNQMKTGIVLITHDLGVVAEMADRVVVMYAGEVVEIADVKDLFENPLHPYTRSLLNSIPSNMEGKEKLHVIDGIVPSIQNLDRKGCRFAPRIAWIPEEDHEEIPEMHEAAPNHFVRCSCYKTFYFPEDRVGEKEYVATNS, from the coding sequence TTGAAAAACCCGGTTTTGGAAATAAAAGATCTTCGTACGTCATTCAATATTAAGGGCGACTATTATGCCGCGGTAGATGGAGTTTCCATTACAGTCCACGAAAACGAAGTCGTTGCAATCGTCGGTGAGTCGGGTTGTGGTAAAAGTGCATTGGCCCTTTCAGTAATGGGGCTGCATGACCGGAAAGCAACGAAGCTTGAAGGGCAAGTGAACTTTTCCGGACAAAATTTACTGACGTTAACACGGTCGCGGTTGGACAAAGTAAGAGGGAAAGACATCGGAATGATCTTCCAAGATCCGATGACCGCTTTGAATCCGCTCGCGATAATTGGACGGCAGATCGAAGAGCCGATGGATTATCACATGAAACTGTCTGCAAGTGAAAAGAAGAAGCGTACATTGGAACTACTTCGGCGGGTAGGTATTAAAAACGAACAACGCGTTTATGAGCAATATCCGCATGAATTATCGGGTGGGATGAGACAACGTGTCGTCATCGCAATTGCACTTGCATGCGACCCGGTTCTTCTACTGGCGGATGAGCCTACGACAGCTTTGGACGTTACGATTCAAGCACAAATCATGGATTTAATGAAAGAACTGCAAAATCAGATGAAAACAGGCATTGTCCTGATTACGCATGACCTCGGAGTTGTTGCTGAAATGGCAGACCGTGTCGTCGTCATGTACGCAGGGGAAGTCGTTGAAATAGCGGATGTCAAAGACCTATTTGAAAACCCACTGCATCCATATACAAGATCATTATTGAATTCGATCCCTTCCAATATGGAAGGAAAAGAGAAATTGCATGTCATTGATGGAATCGTTCCATCCATTCAGAACCTCGACCGCAAAGGGTGCCGTTTCGCACCGCGGATCGCATGGATTCCTGAAGAGGACCATGAGGAGATACCGGAAATGCATGAAGCGGCACCGAACCATTTTGTCCGATGCTCATGCTATAAAACGTTCTACTTCCCGGAGGACAGAGTAGGAGAGAAAGAATATGTCGCTACTAACAGTTAA
- the trpA gene encoding tryptophan synthase subunit alpha yields MKTLEKRIRECNDEGKKAFVPYMMAGDGGLGSLKEKLLFLQEAGVTAIEIGIPFSDPVADGEAIQQAGARALADGVTLRNVLEELERCKGEVKVPLVVMTYLNPVLAYGVSQFVEACKQVRINGLIIPDLPLEESGPLRDELRETDIAWIPLVSLTSPDERIARIAESAEGFLYAVTVNGITGARNDFGEDIYSHLQRVKRICTVPVLAGFGISTPTQVREMGNHTDGVIVGSAIVGAFHRDELEKIRKLVGTSAGKVEIVN; encoded by the coding sequence ATGAAGACGTTGGAGAAGAGAATCCGTGAATGTAATGACGAAGGAAAAAAGGCGTTCGTGCCTTATATGATGGCTGGCGATGGAGGGCTCGGATCGCTGAAGGAGAAGCTGCTCTTTTTACAGGAAGCCGGTGTGACAGCAATTGAAATCGGCATCCCGTTTTCGGACCCGGTGGCGGATGGGGAGGCGATCCAACAGGCGGGAGCACGGGCACTTGCGGATGGGGTGACGCTGCGGAACGTGTTGGAGGAGCTTGAACGGTGCAAAGGTGAAGTGAAGGTACCTTTAGTCGTTATGACATATTTGAATCCGGTATTGGCGTACGGCGTGTCGCAATTTGTCGAAGCGTGCAAGCAGGTGAGGATTAATGGCTTGATCATCCCAGATTTGCCGCTTGAGGAGAGCGGGCCGCTTCGCGATGAACTGAGAGAGACGGATATCGCATGGATTCCGCTCGTGTCGTTGACAAGCCCTGATGAACGGATTGCAAGGATAGCGGAAAGCGCGGAAGGGTTTCTATATGCCGTTACCGTTAATGGAATTACGGGTGCGCGGAATGATTTCGGTGAGGATATTTACTCTCATTTGCAGCGTGTCAAGCGGATCTGTACTGTGCCGGTATTGGCTGGGTTCGGCATTTCGACACCGACACAAGTAAGGGAAATGGGCAACCATACGGACGGCGTTATAGTCGGGAGCGCGATTGTCGGAGCTTTTCATCGGGATGAATTGGAAAAAATCCGCAAATTAGTGGGGACTAGTGCAGGGAAAGTTGAAATTGTCAATTAA
- a CDS encoding DUF4003 family protein: MDMIRQEVETTYDKVKSLAGWSVDKNVVLTITSYYVTAEKEFNAMDFNRAMAALKERAGWFSPLRGHLLPIMAAFLTQADDSVEEEADRLMDKQRALKQAGFRNTIHSYLAALLMDDDSARLEEEANRAKKLYDAMKKQHYFLTSDDDYAYAVLLGKMGEDPVEHAKAMRSYYDALHEEGFRTGNELQWLSQVMTYMDIAFQPRLVKRAWELYERLREELKAKPIHYPMVGFLTVFEVEDAKIDDIILLAKQLEQSKRFKWNKGMALSVAIGHVMHGLTERADEVSVSLAASVELILQAQQAVMAATVAAVAASSAASSSN, translated from the coding sequence ATGGATATGATTAGGCAGGAAGTGGAAACGACATATGACAAAGTTAAATCTTTGGCGGGCTGGAGCGTCGACAAGAATGTTGTGTTGACGATCACTTCGTATTATGTGACGGCGGAGAAAGAGTTTAATGCTATGGATTTCAACCGCGCCATGGCCGCCTTAAAGGAAAGGGCAGGCTGGTTTTCACCATTGCGCGGACATCTATTGCCGATAATGGCTGCATTTCTAACGCAAGCCGACGACTCGGTGGAAGAGGAAGCCGATCGTCTGATGGATAAGCAGCGGGCTTTGAAGCAGGCCGGGTTCCGGAACACGATTCATTCCTATCTTGCCGCGCTACTTATGGACGATGATAGCGCAAGACTAGAGGAAGAGGCGAACCGTGCAAAAAAACTATACGATGCGATGAAAAAACAGCATTACTTTCTTACATCCGATGATGATTATGCGTATGCAGTTTTGCTCGGAAAAATGGGGGAAGACCCCGTAGAACATGCCAAGGCGATGCGTTCTTATTACGATGCGTTGCATGAAGAGGGCTTCCGGACGGGCAATGAGCTTCAGTGGCTGTCGCAAGTGATGACGTATATGGATATCGCTTTCCAGCCACGGCTTGTTAAAAGGGCTTGGGAACTTTACGAGAGGCTCCGTGAGGAATTAAAAGCGAAGCCAATCCATTATCCAATGGTCGGATTCCTGACAGTTTTTGAGGTTGAGGACGCGAAAATTGATGATATCATCCTCCTTGCAAAGCAATTGGAACAATCGAAACGGTTTAAATGGAACAAGGGAATGGCTTTGTCAGTCGCTATCGGCCATGTGATGCATGGGTTGACGGAAAGAGCCGATGAGGTGAGTGTCAGTCTTGCCGCATCCGTCGAATTGATCTTGCAGGCGCAACAGGCGGTGATGGCCGCAACAGTTGCGGCTGTTGCGGCTTCCTCGGCTGCGAGTTCATCAAATTAA
- a CDS encoding phosphoribosylanthranilate isomerase, protein MTKVKICGLMEPEHVIAAVEAGVDAVGFVFAPSRRRVAIAQAQELARFVPDHVMKIGVFVNAEQEELERAFREVPLDYVQYHGDETAEFIKKVGLPSIKVLSVRGSQDVAKVSNYETEYVLFDTPGVEFKGGSGKVFDWSLVEQDVPTGRLILAGGLNAQNVKEAIRQVRPYMVDVSSGVEIERKKDPTLIREFIRAVKEEES, encoded by the coding sequence ATGACGAAAGTGAAGATTTGCGGGTTGATGGAGCCTGAGCATGTAATAGCCGCGGTGGAAGCAGGTGTGGATGCGGTCGGATTCGTATTTGCACCGAGCAGACGCCGTGTCGCGATTGCGCAAGCGCAGGAACTGGCACGATTTGTTCCGGATCACGTCATGAAGATTGGGGTTTTCGTCAATGCAGAGCAAGAGGAACTGGAGCGGGCTTTTCGGGAAGTGCCGCTCGATTATGTGCAATATCATGGTGATGAGACGGCAGAATTCATTAAAAAAGTTGGACTTCCTTCTATTAAAGTATTATCAGTGCGTGGCAGTCAAGATGTAGCGAAAGTGTCTAACTATGAGACGGAGTATGTCTTGTTCGATACACCGGGCGTTGAATTCAAAGGCGGAAGTGGAAAGGTGTTTGACTGGAGTCTGGTGGAGCAGGATGTGCCAACAGGCCGCCTGATTTTGGCGGGCGGGTTGAATGCGCAAAATGTGAAGGAAGCGATTCGACAAGTTCGTCCATACATGGTGGATGTGTCGAGCGGGGTGGAGATTGAGCGAAAGAAAGATCCAACGTTGATCCGCGAATTCATTCGCGCAGTGAAAGAGGAGGAGAGCTGA